A window of Rhinatrema bivittatum chromosome 2, aRhiBiv1.1, whole genome shotgun sequence contains these coding sequences:
- the LOC115083421 gene encoding LOW QUALITY PROTEIN: tigger transposable element-derived protein 1-like (The sequence of the model RefSeq protein was modified relative to this genomic sequence to represent the inferred CDS: inserted 1 base in 1 codon), with protein sequence MAPKRKPDSSDASASKKRKAITMEVKLDIIKRSYKGETATDIGRSLGLSRSTVATIIKDKDRILEHVKGSAPMKATVITKQRSGLIIEMERLLVLWLEDQNQRRIPVSLMVIQEKARRLFEALKREKGEGSEREEFVASRGWFMRFKDRANFHNIKVQGEAASGDEKAASDFPKALAEIITEGGYCAQQVFNVDETGLFWKRLPNRTYIAKEEKSAPGHKSXKERLTLLLGGNAAGDYKLKPMLVYQAENPRALKGISKGQLPVIWKSNKKAWVTLAVFEDWFTNHFVPGVEQYCTSKDIPFKVLLILDNAPGHPAHLDDFHPNVKVVYLPPNTTALIQPLDQGVIATFKAYHLQRVIGSALGATEKNKDLTLKDFWKAYNILDAVKNIADSWDEVKQTSMNGVWKKLCPQFVNDFTGVQESVTTVIKNVVIMSKTMNLEVEEDDVTELLASHGEELSSEDLIQLEKQMIEEEEDVPTPEPKRFTRQGLAGGFALIEKGLSRFEAEDHDTERYTRVARGVMDSLRCYKEILEEKKMVSFQANLQQYFKKVERPATDPVPVPSTSPIPLDSPANLDSAAPVSPAPSAASSQ encoded by the exons ATGGCTCCCAAACGTAAGCCAGACTCTTCTGATGCCAGTGCATCAAAGAAAAGGAAGGCCATCACCATGGAGGTAAAATTAGATATCATAAAGAGATCTTATAAGGGGGAAACGGCGACAGACATTGGCCGGTCATTAGGACTTAGTCGTTCTACTGTTGCTACGATTATCAAGGATAAAGATCGTATCCTTGAACATGTGAAAGGATCTGCTCCTATGAAAGCGACAGTAATAACAAAGCAGCGTAGTGGGCTTATTATTGAGATGGAAAGATTATTAGTGCTGTGGTTGGAAGACCAAAATCAACGCCGTATCCCTGTGAGCCTTATGGTTATTCAGGAGAAGGCTAGGCGATTGTTTGAGGCATTgaaaagagaaaagggggaaggaagtgaaAGAGAAGAGTTTGTGGCGAGTAGAGGTTGGTTTATGAGGTTTAAGGATCGTGCCAACTTCCATAACATTAAAGTGCAAGGTGAAGCTGCTAGTGGTGATGAGAAAGCAGCAAGTGATTTTCCCAAAGCATTGGCTGAGATAATTACGGAGGGGGGTTACTGTGCTCAACAAGTGTTCAACGTGGATGAGACAGGTTTGTTTTGGAAGCGTTTGCCTAACCGTACGTACATCGCCAAGGAGGAGAAGTCAGCACCAGGTCATAAGT GCAAGGAGAGACTGACTTTGCTTCTTGGGGGCAATGCTGCTGGTGACTACAAACTGAAGCCCATGCTAGTGTATCAGGCTGAGAATCCAAGGGCACTCAAGGGCATTTCCAAGGGTCAACTACCAGTCATCTGGAAGTCTAATAAGAAGGCATGGGTGACACTTGCAGTGTTTGAGGACTGGTTCACCAACCATTTTGTGCCAGGCGTGGAGCAGTACTGTACCTCCAAGGATATCCCCTTTAAGGTGTTGCTAATTCTGGACAATGCCCCTGGACACCCTGCCCATCTGGATGACTTTCACCCTAATGTCAAGGTGGTTTACCTTCCACCTAATACCACTGCCCTAATACAGCCTTTGGACCAAGGAGTCATTGCTACATTCAAAGCCTACCACCTCCAAAGGGTCATTGGTAGTGCTTTAGGAGCAACAGAAAAGAATAAGGACTTGACTCTAAAGGACTTTTGGAAAGCATACAACATCCTTGATGCTGTGAAGAACATTGCCGATTCCTGGGATGAGGTGAAGCAGACCAGTATGAATGGTGTGTGGAAAAAGCTGTGTCCCCAGTTTGTGAATGATTTCACAGGGGTTCAAGAGTCAGTGACTACTGTCATAAAGAACGTTGTTATTATGAGTAAGACAATGAatctggaggtggaggaggatgaTGTCACAGAGCTACTGGCATCTCATGGAGAGGAGTTATCTTCTGAGGACCTCATTCAACTGGAGAAGCAGATgatagaggaagaggaagatgtaCCAACCCCAGAACCCAAGAGATTTACAAGGCAGGGCTTGGCAGGAGGATTTGCCTTGATAGAGAAAGGGTTGTCAAGGTTTGAGGCTGAGGATCACGACACGGAAAGGTACACTAGGGTTGCCAGAGGAGTCATGGATTCCCTTAGGTGTTACAAggagatcttggaggagaagaagaTGGTCTCCTTCCAGGCTAACCTGCAGCAGTACTTTAAGAAGGTAGAGAGACCTGCAACAGATCCTGTACCTGTACCCTCTACTTCACCTATCCCTCTGGACTCACCTGCCAATCTTGACTCGGCTGCCCCAGTATCTCCAGCACCTTCTGCAGCTTCCTCCCAATAA